In Kryptolebias marmoratus isolate JLee-2015 linkage group LG11, ASM164957v2, whole genome shotgun sequence, the following proteins share a genomic window:
- the poglut3 gene encoding protein O-glucosyltransferase 3, with protein sequence MTRRRSGDSVRAARGALMRRFVVLAAFFSVDLPVSDCGGVSPQRCLIWGPGLDPDAVLPVRYLFIQAVGSKGENLTVSPGKDTFKVKISPLDKKEYLRVHVPPPLDRGDGSFLVRYRLYGSTVKGLKVEILHQDAAVAQSPYILRGPVYHEYCDCPESDASVWQSVLRCPTEEPQILADFESFPTVNLQHLRQEVPRRFSNRGGLVHYAVIDNRVYRRTLGKYTDFKMFSDEMLLSLTRKVRLPDVEFFINVGDWPLETRKEGAVPIFSWCGSTDTRDVVLPTYEVTHSTLETMRGVTNDLLSVQGNTGPPWANKTERAFFRGRDSREERLQLVSLSKKNPELLDAGITAWFFFRDREKEVGKAPLVGFFDFFKYKYQVNVDGTVAAYRFPYLMLGNSLVLKQDSQYYEHFYSHLKAGSHYVSVERNLLDLLEKIRWAKENDAEAEEICRAGQEAARELLQPSRLYCYYHRVLREYADRQAGRPARLADMELVPQPDDHMAACTCARDTTHRHVKDEL encoded by the exons ATGACGCGCAGGCGAAGCGGAGACTCGGTCAGAGCTGCTCGGGGCGCTTTAATGCGCAGGTTCGTGGTTTTAGCGGCGTTTTTTAGCGTGGACTTACCGGTTTCTGACTGTGGAGGAGTCAGTCCGCAGAGGTGTCTCATCTGGGGTCCAGGACTGGATCCCGACGCAGTTCTGCCGGTCCGGTACCTTTTTATTCAGGCCGTCGGTTCTAAAGGAGAGAACCTGACGGTGTCTCCAG GTAAAGACACGTTTAAAGTGAAGATAAGTCCCCTTGACAAGAAGGAGTACCTCCGTGTCCATGTCCCTCCACCTCTGGACAGAGGAGACGGCTCTTTCCTGGTCCGGTACCGTCTCTATGGGTCCACAGTCAAAGGCCTGAAGGTAGAAATCCTCCACCAAGACGCTGCTGTGGCCCAGTCCCCCTACATCCTCCGAG GTCCAGTTTATCATGAATACTGTGACTGTCCTGAGTCGGACGCTTCTGTCTGGCAGAGCGTCTTGCGGTGTCCCACAGAGGAACCCCAGATTCTGGCGGATTTCGAGTCTTTTCCCACGGTCAACCTGCAGCATCTTAGACAAGAAGTGCCTCGCAGGTTCTCCAACAGAGGCGGCCTCGTTCACTACGCCGTCATCGACAACAGGGTGTACCGGCGCACTTTGGGGAAATACACCGACTTCAAGATGTTCTCTGATGAAATGTTGCTGTCTCTAACCAGGAAG GTAAGACTTCCTGACGTGGAGTTTTTCATCAATGTGGGCGACTGGCCCTTGGAAACGAGGAAGGAGGGAGCCGTCCCCATCTTCTCGTGGTGCGGCTCCACGGACACACGGGACGTCGTCCTCCCCACGTATGAAGTCACACACTCCACCCTGGAGACCATGAGAGGCGTCACGAACGACCTGCTGTCTGTTCAGGGCAACACAG GGCCTCCGTGGGCTAATAAAACTGAGCGGGCGTTTTTCCGTGGGCGGGACAGTCGAGAGGAGCGCCTTCAGCTCGTCTCTCTGTCTAAGAAGAACCCGGAGCTGCTGGACGCCGGCATCACGGCATGGTTCTTcttcagagacagagagaaagaggtgGGCAAAGCGCCGCTGGTGGGATTCTTTGACTTCTTTAAG TACAAGTACCAGGTGAACGTGGATGGGACCGTGGCTGCGTATCGGTTTCCGTACCTCATGCTGGGGAACAGCCTGGTTTTGAAGCAGGACTCGCAGTATTACGAACATTTCTACAGCCACCTAAAAGCAGGAAGTCATTACGTGTCTGTGGAGAGGAACCTGTTGGACCTTTTGGAGAAAATCAGATGGGCCAAAGAGAACGATGCCGAAGCAGAAGAGATCTGCAGAGCGGGACAGGAAGCAGCcagagagctgctgcagccCAGCAGGTTGTACTGTTACTACCACAGAGTCCTGCGCGAGTACGCCGACCGCCAGGCGGGCCGGCCGGCGCGACTCGCCGACATGGAGCTGGTGCCGCAGCCGGACGACCA
- the LOC108243452 gene encoding NADH-cytochrome b5 reductase 2, producing MDQTLVIPVVLAVFAVVVTVLFSLLRKSPEEKKKKKGPVTLQDPMIKYPLPLVSKQEISHDTKKFRFGLPSASHVLGLPVGQHVYLTAKVNGSLVVRPYTPVSSDEDQGFVDLVVKIYYKGFHPSYPEGGQMSQYLDNLSIGDTIDFRGPNGLLIYEGKGVFSIRANKKTEPKVQRFKHVGMIAGGTGVTPMLQLIQSITSDPDDITKCSLIFANQTENDILLKEELEEVQKKHPEKVQLWYTLDKPPQGWSYSSGYVTFDMIKDHLPAPSSDVLIVLCGPSPMVKNACLPNLDKLGHQKENIFTY from the exons ATGGATCAAACCTTG GTGATCCCGGTGGTTCTGGCGGTGTTTGCGGTTGTAGTGACAGTGCTGTTCTCCCTCCTGCGAAAATCtccagaagaaaagaagaagaagaaagggcCCGTAACGCTCCAGGACCCCATGATAAAATATCCACTACCTCTTGTCAGCAAACAG GAAATCAGCCACGACACAAAGAAATTTCGGTTTGGCCTTCCATCTGCGTCTCATGTCCTTGGACTGCCAGTAG GTCAGCATGTTTACCTGACAGCCAAGGTGAACGGCAGTCTGGTGGTCAGACCCTACACTCCCGTCTCCAGTGATGAAGACCAGGGCTTTGTTGACCTTGTGGTTaag ATCTACTACAAAGGCTTCCACCCATCCTACCCAGAAGGAGGACAGATGTCTCAGTACCTGGACAACTTGTCCATCGGAGACACTATTGACTTCAGAGGACCCAATGGACTCCTCATCTACGAGGGGAAAG GTGTGTTTTCTATTCGAGCCAACAAGAAGACGGAGCCAAAGGTTCAGAGGTTTAAACACGTTGGGATGATTGCTGGTGGCACAG GCGTCACCCCGATGCTGCAGTTAATCCAGAGCATCACGTCAGATCCTGATGACATCACCAAGTGCTCCCTGATATTCGCCAACCAG ACGGAGAACGATATTTTACTgaaagaggagctggaggaggtgcaGAAGAAGCATCCTGAGAAGGTTCAGCTCTGGTACACTCTGGATAAACCTCCACAGG GCTGGAGCTACAGTTCTGGATACGTGACCTTTGACATGATCAAAGACCACCTCCCCGCTCCgtcctctgatgtcctcatcgTCCTCTGCGGTCCTTCACCAATGGTCAAGAATGCCTGTCTGCCGAATCTGGACAAACTGGGacaccaaaaagaaaatatcttcaCGTACTAG